TGCTTCTTTCTATTAGTATTATAGCTTATAAATATTGTCAACAAATATATATCTGAAATATGTTACTTTTCATATCTTGTTATCTTATAAAATTATCCTTCTTTGGAACTTTTGGCTTGTTACATGTGATTTTCCTTAAAATATGCAGCTAGTTTATTGGAAGGTATAGCAAATACTGGGATGATTAATATAAGCAATCTTAAGCTTGCAACATACTTATCTGAGAAGAGATATACTGGAGCTCCTTTCTTTCGAAATGGTTGGTTGATTTTTTTGCACATATAAACTGATATAGgttttataatatatgtatttCTTGATATGGAGATATACATAAGTccactataaattattaaatatcttCAGTAATTCCTTAGTATGTATATCGATGATGTTCAAGAATGATACATATCTGAATAAAaaataagtaaatttttttttgtcTGGCTTGTCATGAGTTGTTGCCTGAATATAACTGTGATTCAGGTCTTCCTTATCTTCTGGCTTTCCCCCCTGGATGTAAAACTTCTGATTGCATTGTTAGGTaagttttttttgtttatttttttgcGCAGTGGGTATTTATTGTGATATTAAGGGGGTGTTTGGATTTATGTTTTGAAAACTGATTATGGTTTTAGATCATTATTATACATTAGTGGTGTTTGGATTTGAGTATGCTATTTGATAACACAATGGTCTAATGATCAAAGTGTTTGGTAAATCAGATTATTTGAAAAATTAACAAACATTTAGGAAGAAAAATAGGCGGAAAAGGAAAGAAGATATCTAATAATCACGTCTTGCTGCCAATAAGTAAGTGACATGCTTTGTCATTTTCACGTTCGCAATTAATGATTTTAAAGTTCAATTCAATTTGCCAAACACTATAAATCAGTTATTTATGATTTGAAAatgtaataattaaataatcatCTTCCAATCGCTAAGCCAAACACCCCCTGAATCATACATAATTATCTAATAGTAACTTTTTTCTGATTTATACTATTGCACTGTCGTCGTAGGTACACTGGAGAGTTATCTGTTGATGCTGTTACTGATTGGTTTTCAACAAGTATACTAAGCTTGCCCCGTATTTCTTACTACTCTAAGGAGTCTTTGGTATCACCTCTAAACTTTTCATTTAGTTATATCTTCTGATGgaatgttatatttatttatataaatattatattaaataaaatcGTGGTTCTAAATTTTATTCGGTACTGGTAGTGGTATCTTCGTTACTCATTCTTGCCTAATGATAGAGATCTAATTACGATTTACAGGGACAAAGTTTTTTGGGAAAAGCCAGCCGGCATAAGGTGAATATTGCTATGTCTCTTAATCCCGAAACATTTTAAAGCTTGAGTTCTTCTTTGCAGCTTGCAATTTGTATTTTAGAACTTAAATTATCTCGAGTGAATGCCTAATGCTTGAGCCTTAATTCTGTTAGCTATTATGTTCTTCCTTAACATTTTACTTGTTACTGTGATAGGTCAAAGTTATTTTCGTTTCAAAAACAGGACAGCGTGCTACCCCGTTCGTGCGTCAAGTTGCTAAAACTTATTGGCCTTACGCCTCATTCGCACTCACAGTTTGGAGAGAAGAGGAATCAGTCTTTTGGTCAAACACGTAATTTCTTATTCCATTTCTCTtgtatattttatgatcatataatTCATTCTATCAAGTAAAGTCTACAATTTTCACTAATTTCCATTTTGTTTAACTGGAAACAGGTTTGGAGTTGAAGAAGCACCTGCAGTTGTTATTCTGAGAGATCCTGGTGTCAAACCTGTAGTGTACCATGGCATGTAACTTCCCTTTTTTTTTCAGTTTTATTACAAATTACATTTTTTTCAGCATAAAAATATTAAAGTCAACATTTACTGTTTTTTAGGTTTAATAAACAATACACAGCTTGTTGATATTATGGAACAGAATAAACATCAAGGTAAGGAAAACATATTTCTTGTTAAATAATGTCCACATCATATTTTTCTCGTCATAATTGCATCGAATTTTTAAAATATCATAAACCaatttcattattttatcattgcGTTTCAGTGCTTCCTCAATTACGAAGTCGTACATCGATGGAACTAGGTTGCGATCCCAAAGGCCATTCACGTGCCGGTAATGATACCACAGTTTGGTACTGTGCTGTTCTTGTGGGAAGACAGAGCGCCGAACTCCATAAAATGCGTGAAGTATGTAATTTTTTGTTAGCTTTATTTATATAACAATAGACATTATTTGTTTCATCAAAAAATGAAGTACACTTTCCAGTTTagctaattaattaatttttatatattgttAAAGACCATGCGCAGGGTCCAAGATATACTATCAGATACTGAAGATGGAGATGGAGATGCAGATCAACTAGATCGCGAAACCGCCACGTCAGCAGCAGTTGCTTGGAAGGAAAATAGGCTGACGTTTGTTTGGGTTGATGGTGAAGCACAAAAGGTCAGACAAACTTTTGCTTTAATTAATGAAAAACATTAAGCGGTTGGTCCCTATGGTTTACCTCAGATTACGTGGGTGGTCCCTGTACTTTTTTTTGTTGTGGTTGGTCGCTGTGGTTTGCACAAATTATGGCGGTGGTCCCTGTCCCGCGTAACTTGTGCAAACCACAGTGACCAACCACGTCAAAAAAAATACAGGGACCACCCATGTAATCTGaggtaaaccacagggaccaaccgCGTAATGTTttcttattttatttatatataagacCATTATTTAATTTACAGGTTTCTTTTGTTTTTTACAGCGGTtttgtttattttatgtaaatgggGCGGATAGCCATGATACATGTGGACCTAGGCAGGATATAACTGATGTCCCCCGATTATTTCTTATCCGTTACAAGAGGAACGATACGGAAGTCAATAAGAAAGTTGAGGAAAATCCTATGAACATGTTTGCTACAATTGCTTCCCGAGAGGTGGACCCCACGTCCCAACTGGTTGCACTATACAAAGGTTTAGAGGAAACTCCACAGGTTTGAACATCTCTCCATGAATTTATTTATTTGtactataaaaaaattatataaaaatattaatctagtgAATCCTTGAAAATGTAACTTTGTTTTAGATAATAAAATGGATATCGGAAACTGTCCGAGATGGTGACTCCCGAGATCTCCCATTTCATGTAAGTTTCATTCtataaaaaagtttttttttttttttttttctttactttTTTTTTGCTagaaatttatattaattaattaattaatataatatataatattatacttgATGCAGAGAACATCAACTCCTGAGCTTGTACCTGAGGATGCAGATCCTATTTGGTCAAAAGGTCGGGATCAAATAATTTCTTCAGGCCGGGGAATAAAACAGAAGATCGGAACCATCCCACAAACAATCAACGATCTTACGAGTGATCCAAGGCTTGGTCCGATGTTGCTTTTGGGGGCATTAATGTCATTTGGCTTTATCTATCTGCGAAGAAATCAGTCTGTTAAACCGAACCCCCGAACTCACAATTCAAGCCAACCAAATGTTGAGGTGAATTTATATGAAGCTCCTTTTATTCTTGATTAGTAGGTGGAAAATTAGGGGGTAGGGGGACGTTGGGTAATGGATCAAAAAATGAAAAATGTTGGGTTGACCTTTTGACTTTTGACCTTTTACTATTATTTGTGTTTCACCCATTATCTATGAACCCTAAATTGACCTGCTTTAATACAACAGGGTGAGGACAGGCCAAAATTGAGAAGGCGACGTCCAAAGGTCCAAACAAGCCAGGACGTACCTCCTTCGATGACTGACGTGCCACCACCAAATGCTTTCCAGATGCCATTCACAGATTCCGATTCTGAGTAACATTCAGCTCAAAAGAACAAACAAAAGAAGTTTAGCTGCTCACACGTACACAACATGATTTACATCTAACAACCGCTCAGCTTTTAGTTCCAAAGATGCATGTTCTACAAGCGGTCTCTAGTTAGGTAACACGTATATGATCAATACGAATACTGGAACATTTGTTAAGTTCAAGTATCCTGAACCTTTTTCAGATTTTGAAAATTGTAATCATCATGATTTTCCGTTCTGAACTTCTTGTCGTATTTTTATCTATAAAATGAACAGTTTTTTCTTGTCCACCTGTTAGAGTCTCAAAACGTCTTATAAAGTACGAGTAATAGAATGTGAACTACGCTGGTTTCCTTtattaaaaaaaaccttatttgaCTTGCTATACCGGATTTTATTAGCTTCTTTAATTGTTACCGAACATTGGATTCAAAAATCAAAATATGAACATAAACGAGATAAATATAGCCATGTAGCTGTGTGTCTTTTAATTGCCATATGCTAATCAGCTAGAACCACTGAGCATGTAACCAATCACCTAAAAGTCCAAGGACTGgagtataacaaaaaaaaaaaaaaacctatatATAGCTAATTTACAGTTTTGATCCCTGTGTACCTTGGTTGTAAAATACAAAAATTTGATAAaaatgctttcattgagagtcaaaCTCAAGACCACCCGCTACGGGTGCTCTAACCAACTGAGCTATGAAAGCTACTGATGCATCTTGTTCACAAAACATTAAATAATCTTGTAAAAAATATCTTCACTTTTACATTATCCTAACATTTAGACCACATATTGGGTGAGATGGTTTATTCTGGAATTTGTTCATGATATGATTTTGTCTTTGTCTCCTAACATCTTTTCTTATATAACATCTTTGATAAATGCAATGGTTGGCTCTTGCACCTTCAGTTTCAAATTGGCATTAATGTTTAAGATATTGCAAGTGCTCAAGGTGTGTGTTTTTTATTGTATTTCTAACGTGGTTACTGCCTTTCTTGTTACGTGTTATCTTTGAAGTTGTAAACTACCTAACTATGTGTATTCGAAAAGTCAAAAGTGATCTTTAATTCGTGAATCTTAATTCTAAAATCCAAAATtcaaaagtcaaaagtcaaaagtAGCCGATTATGCTGCAAATTAGTAGTACCAATTATGAAGTCATTTGTGGCTTAAGTAATACCGACTGTTACATACTTATTCGAGCTATTCGATCACAACTCGAGCTAATAGATACTACCATAAACTAAATTGATGAGTTTTGAATCTAAGAGCTCTTATTGGACATACACATCGTTACATGTTTAACTAAAAAAAATTATAGACAATCATCTTAATATATCCACTCTGCATTTTCTTGAAGTAAATCTTGGCCGTACATTGTCTCGATGACAATGTAAGTTTGATGAGATCAAAAGTTGCTTAACTAAGCGTTCGGGTCAACTAATTTGAGACCCGTTTTCAGGTCATCACACTGGCTAACATGAGGAAACTTGGATCTATCTTTATTGCAGCCACCAATGGGTGGAGAATGAAAACACGGCTCCATCGACACGGCTCGAGTACAAGCCGGATTCGACATTGTTACATTGTTGGGCATATGTAAGATATATGGTCTTAATCCTGCAAGACCTTGAGCCacataaccaaaagttgaccagggACTTGTTATCAATTTATCGGTCAAACTCAGTAAGTACATTTCCGCCCACGCTTTTCGATCATGCATCTTGTCATTAAAATTCTGATTCCCTTCAAAACTTGCTTGAAATACACCAATCACATCGCGGGTTACACTCGAATGTTCCCAATACATATCTCTAATTTTTTGAAAGTATCTAGGACTTAATGATGTCATTAAAACAGCGATCGATTTCCCTTTTTCTTTTAAGATGGTTAAAGATTCGTTTGTGTCGATTTTCGGAAGCAGGTTGTTGTCTAATAAACAAGTGACTACTGTATCTGGTACAGCTTGATCAGATGTGAATTTAGCATTATAGTAACGAGACGCGATATCTGGATCAAAGACTCGAACTTGGACGCCGATTTTTTCATCGGATTTTGCAAGATAAGCTTGATAGTATCTGGTTATAAGATCCCAAACAGGATTCGAGGGTAAAAACAAGTACCGGCTTATAAAGTGAAAAACTTTATCTTTTTCTGGAAACAGGTTTGCTAGTTCTTGATCGAATGATTCGATCAAGAACAGAGATGGGATGTAATAAAAATGTGATCTTACGAAAACCCAAGTCACATTTTGAAGAAAGTTTTGACCTTGATCACAAAAGAAATGTCTACCATTATTCTGATATCCATGAAAGAGATGAAGATACACAAAAGATGAAGATGAATTCTTCAACATGTTGCCATAATGTTCTGGGATATTTGTGTTTAATCTTTGAAGACGATTTCTTATGGGAAAATCGTACGGAAGAAACCATGTTGTTTCAGGAAAAGGTTCACAAAAGAGATCACATGTATCACCTTTATTGTCATAGACTAAAAGGACTCGATTTGTGATAAGAGCGTAAAGAAAAGCGGATGCTAGGCTTAAAATTCTGTTTCCTAGTCCATCAGAGGCTATTCGTACGAGATATTTACAATCTGATGGTTCATGATCATCATCGATCGATTGACCAGACTCTAGTTTTTTAATCGTTCGGTTGTATGATTCAGTGTATGGCCCGCATCGTTTGTGAAGTGCTTCGTATTGACGTAATCTTGAAATGAGATAAGATGATGGCTTGTGTATCGATTGTTTTCGATACATTGGTGACTCATACCTACTGATGCAAGATCTGTCATTGTGCTTGATGGTTTGTAGTTCCTGCAAACCGTCTTTCTTTACTGAAACtcgaaaaaaaaaaacatatttttcCGTTCATAAttcaagtaatacaaaaaaaatatatatatatataaagatccgAAAATGAATAATTTTACCTGTTGGAGGACTAAAAGGATCATCATTCTTATAGCCAATGAACCCACATAATTTGGGTTCAGTTGAAAGTTGAGAAGTGATCAAGATTAAACAAATGATGAAACAAAGAATAAAAACTCTACCCAAATTCATCATTTTCTTTAGATTACAACCTTTTaatgaaaaaataaaaaacaaGGGAAGATAATATATAGTTAGTTTTTAAAGCCATCAACAAGTCAACAGACGAATTCAATTCGTCCTAAAGTCATATACATAATTTGAGTTCCCaagaaaatatttatatttattttattgaaaGCTATCAAGATTGCGTATCCTTAAAAAAGTTCAACAGTCATAACGTACGTTAGAATGAAAATATACATAGGTAATGGCTTGACCAAAAACTTTttgattaatattgatatttaaatATTTAATCACAACTAACATAAGTATTTTACTAACAACAGCTTGTATCGTTAACATGCACAAAATACTTGTACAATTCTGTAACCGCCTTATAAAAGTCAATGTTAACCCTTATTTACAACCCTTTAAAGCACACTGTGAGGCTGTTGTTAGCAAAATTcctaaatttaaataataataataataataactcaacTTGGCAATAAAATGTACAATTTTATATGTtgcatttatatttgtatatagctTAAATCATTTTGGTCCATCAATCCAATAATCCTAAGAAGAAAATGATGACAATAATCAACTTACCATTATTTAACTGAACATTGTTAATTCTCATAAAGACCAACTCATAGACTATTACAAGAAATATGATCAGCTCactttaattaattttatttatagTAATTAAAACACTAATTTTTAGCATAACTAACTAAGCCTTTGGGTCACAACTAGTTTGAGACCCCTTTTCATATCCTCACAATGACCAACACCAGGAGCTAATTGTCCAACATCAACTTTAAATTTATCTTTACATCCATTAGAGGGTGGAAAATGGAAGCAAGGTTCCATCGAAACGGCTCGCGTACAAGCGGGATTCGCCATTGTTTCATTGTT
This window of the Rutidosis leptorrhynchoides isolate AG116_Rl617_1_P2 chromosome 7, CSIRO_AGI_Rlap_v1, whole genome shotgun sequence genome carries:
- the LOC139857181 gene encoding uncharacterized protein, with protein sequence MIKIQYAYELLTNPIWKRDYDIFGIDEHQHVFESVKEKYSTAEFSDISLPLLEPTSFESDQAFDVISSENFVSKLQNSNTLLVQIFSDGSSRCAEFFSQWKRIASLLEGIANTGMINISNLKLATYLSEKRYTGAPFFRNGLPYLLAFPPGCKTSDCIVRYTGELSVDAVTDWFSTSILSLPRISYYSKESLGQSFLGKASRHKVKVIFVSKTGQRATPFVRQVAKTYWPYASFALTVWREEESVFWSNTFGVEEAPAVVILRDPGVKPVVYHGLINNTQLVDIMEQNKHQVLPQLRSRTSMELGCDPKGHSRAGNDTTVWYCAVLVGRQSAELHKMRETMRRVQDILSDTEDGDGDADQLDRETATSAAVAWKENRLTFVWVDGEAQKRFCLFYVNGADSHDTCGPRQDITDVPRLFLIRYKRNDTEVNKKVEENPMNMFATIASREVDPTSQLVALYKGLEETPQIIKWISETVRDGDSRDLPFHRTSTPELVPEDADPIWSKGRDQIISSGRGIKQKIGTIPQTINDLTSDPRLGPMLLLGALMSFGFIYLRRNQSVKPNPRTHNSSQPNVEGEDRPKLRRRRPKVQTSQDVPPSMTDVPPPNAFQMPFTDSDSE
- the LOC139859077 gene encoding galactoside 2-alpha-L-fucosyltransferase-like; its protein translation is MMNLGRVFILCFIICLILITSQLSTEPKLCGFIGYKNDDPFSPPTVKKDGLQELQTIKHNDRSCISRYESPMYRKQSIHKPSSYLISRLRQYEALHKRCGPYTESYNRTIKKLESGQSIDDDHEPSDCKYLVRIASDGLGNRILSLASAFLYALITNRVLLVYDNKGDTCDLFCEPFPETTWFLPYDFPIRNRLQRLNTNIPEHYGNMLKNSSSSFVYLHLFHGYQNNGRHFFCDQGQNFLQNVTWVFVRSHFYYIPSLFLIESFDQELANLFPEKDKVFHFISRYLFLPSNPVWDLITRYYQAYLAKSDEKIGVQVRVFDPDIASRYYNAKFTSDQAVPDTVVTCLLDNNLLPKIDTNESLTILKEKGKSIAVLMTSLSPRYFQKIRDMYWEHSSVTRDVIGVFQASFEGNQNFNDKMHDRKAWAEMYLLSLTDKLITSPWSTFGYVAQGLAGLRPYILHMPNNVTMSNPACTRAVSMEPCFHSPPIGGCNKDRSKFPHVSQCDDLKTGLKLVDPNA